A region from the Thermanaeromonas toyohensis ToBE genome encodes:
- a CDS encoding PDZ domain-containing protein — MLPLKQIVPFILQAQLSLLISPLFWLLVLVVAYQYRRLARLKEELFGVRGESAWQPTLTAVAYGVLGGLGGSFIMVLVGVSLSGIGINYLWVLALLLMLLNPRFLCFSYAGGLISLSALVFGRPQVDVPHLMGLVAVLHMVEALLIRLSGHLGAIPVYTSHQGQVVGAFNMQKFWPIPIAALALVTLPPWLPPGAAVPMPNWWPLIRPAVMPEPEQALFVVLPVAAGLGYGDLALSSRPEEKSKLSARNLAVYSLTLLGLSILASYYRPLTWLAALFGPLGHEYTIWLGRRVEIRGEPLYVPSDLGARILDVVRNSPAAKLGLRSGDVLLKVNGWPVRDRETLRAALEGAWEQVEVVFYRAGEEERTARVYKAPSDPLGVILVPEPGDKPQVELMSPGWLGRWWREKKK, encoded by the coding sequence TTGTTACCCTTAAAGCAGATAGTACCTTTTATCCTCCAGGCCCAACTTAGCCTGCTCATAAGCCCCTTGTTCTGGCTGTTGGTCCTTGTTGTAGCCTATCAGTACCGGCGCCTGGCCCGCCTTAAGGAAGAGCTTTTCGGGGTGCGCGGGGAGTCTGCCTGGCAGCCCACCCTGACCGCCGTAGCCTATGGCGTGTTAGGGGGGTTAGGAGGGAGTTTTATCATGGTGCTGGTAGGTGTTTCCTTAAGCGGTATTGGAATTAACTATTTGTGGGTTTTAGCCCTACTCCTCATGCTCCTTAACCCCCGCTTCCTATGTTTTTCCTACGCGGGGGGCTTAATTTCCCTTTCCGCCCTTGTTTTCGGGAGGCCGCAGGTGGACGTGCCTCATCTTATGGGCCTGGTGGCCGTACTGCATATGGTGGAAGCCCTTCTTATCCGCTTGAGCGGTCATTTAGGAGCTATTCCCGTATATACCAGCCACCAGGGCCAGGTAGTAGGGGCCTTTAACATGCAGAAGTTCTGGCCGATCCCTATTGCGGCCTTAGCCCTTGTAACGCTACCTCCCTGGCTTCCCCCAGGAGCGGCGGTCCCTATGCCTAATTGGTGGCCCCTTATCCGGCCGGCGGTTATGCCAGAACCCGAGCAGGCGCTTTTTGTGGTATTACCTGTAGCGGCCGGTTTAGGTTACGGCGATCTGGCTTTAAGTTCTCGGCCTGAAGAAAAAAGTAAACTGTCAGCCCGTAACTTGGCAGTTTACAGCCTTACTCTACTAGGCCTTTCTATCCTAGCTTCCTATTATCGTCCGTTGACCTGGCTGGCAGCCCTCTTCGGCCCTTTAGGTCATGAGTATACTATATGGCTGGGGCGCCGGGTAGAAATTAGGGGTGAGCCCCTGTATGTACCTTCTGACCTAGGGGCCCGTATTCTGGACGTGGTGCGGAACAGCCCGGCAGCGAAGTTGGGTCTCAGATCCGGTGATGTATTATTAAAGGTTAACGGCTGGCCAGTCCGGGATCGGGAGACTTTGAGAGCGGCCTTGGAAGGAGCTTGGGAGCAAGTGGAGGTAGTATTTTACCGGGCTGGCGAGGAAGAGAGGACGGCAAGGGTTTATAAAGCTCCCTCTGATCCTTTAGGAGTAATTTTGGTACCCGAACCTGGGGATAAACCCCAAGTGGAGCTTATGTCCCCCGGTTGGCTTGGCCGTTGGTGGCGGGAAAAGAAGAAATAA
- the ftsX gene encoding permease-like cell division protein FtsX, which translates to MKLRTWGYFFRQAFLSLWRNAWMSMAAGTSVAVTLFILGAFILLVLNINFIALALQSNLEIAAFLRVDTPRSQALALKHQIQNLPGVKEVELVTKEQGLKILAQQFGSEEELLGATGGVNPLPDYFRIKVEDASRISEIAAAIQNLPAVEKVNYGQAVVERLLAVIRWLRYLGVGIIGLLGIASLMLLMITIRLAVYARRREINIMKYVGATDWFIRWPFLLEGLLIGLFGGGVAAGILAWGYGPLTHKIKLSLFFLPLIEDPAVVRYTTLGLVGGGGFVGALGSLLAIHRFLKV; encoded by the coding sequence ATGAAGCTTAGGACTTGGGGGTACTTTTTCCGGCAAGCCTTCCTCTCCTTATGGCGAAACGCTTGGATGAGTATGGCGGCAGGTACCAGTGTGGCCGTAACCCTCTTTATCCTAGGTGCCTTTATTCTTTTAGTTTTGAATATCAACTTTATTGCCCTGGCCCTTCAATCCAACTTGGAGATAGCTGCGTTTTTACGCGTGGATACCCCCCGATCCCAAGCGCTAGCCTTAAAGCATCAAATCCAAAACCTACCTGGGGTCAAGGAAGTGGAGCTAGTAACCAAAGAGCAAGGTCTTAAAATTTTAGCCCAACAATTTGGAAGCGAAGAAGAACTCCTCGGGGCTACCGGCGGTGTTAACCCCTTACCTGACTATTTCCGTATTAAGGTGGAAGATGCATCCCGCATAAGTGAAATAGCAGCCGCTATCCAAAACCTTCCGGCTGTGGAAAAGGTTAATTATGGCCAGGCGGTGGTGGAAAGGTTGCTGGCTGTGATCCGCTGGCTCCGGTACTTAGGGGTGGGGATAATCGGTTTGCTAGGGATAGCTTCTCTTATGCTTTTGATGATCACTATTCGCCTGGCTGTCTATGCTCGGCGCCGGGAGATTAACATTATGAAATATGTGGGAGCGACCGATTGGTTCATCCGCTGGCCCTTTTTGCTGGAAGGCTTACTTATAGGTCTCTTCGGTGGAGGGGTGGCTGCTGGGATCTTGGCCTGGGGGTACGGCCCCTTAACCCATAAAATCAAGCTTAGCCTTTTTTTCCTTCCCTTAATTGAAGATCCAGCGGTAGTTCGCTATACCACGCTGGGGCTGGTGGGCGGAGGAGGGTTTGTAGGTGCCTTAGGGAGCCTCCTTGCCATCCACCGTTTTCTAAAGGTTTAA
- a CDS encoding S41 family peptidase — protein MKRQAVTGLRRNLRRIINLFLALCVVNTLALMLVVAAYYPKVEQVIRVYTLLRFQALTPPTLDKIFEGAIKGMVESLGDPYSSYLTPEVYRRLEEHVQGTYGGVGLLITLEEKEKRPVVVSPFKGTPAQRAGITSGDYILAIDGRDTAGMDLETAASLMQGEPGTKVELTVLKPGEKEPRRFTLIRETIKIPTVDGRMLPGYPGIGYISLSMFNEQTSGDLGKLLEELRRQGLKALILDLRNNPGGSLQAAVEVASYFIPKGPVVYIVDQKKKEALQATGKYIKLPLVVLVNKGSASAAEIVAGAIKDSGSGVLIGETTFGKGVVQTIFPLKGGAAVKLTTHKYLTPAQKDIDKVGITPDIQVKLDPRLEQEVLSHSPDLERDTQLKKALELLQGKMVTSKAA, from the coding sequence TTGAAGAGACAGGCGGTGACGGGTTTGCGCAGGAACTTGCGCAGAATTATTAACCTTTTTTTAGCCCTGTGCGTGGTGAACACCCTGGCTTTAATGCTGGTGGTCGCTGCCTATTATCCGAAGGTGGAACAGGTTATCAGGGTATATACTCTTTTGCGGTTTCAAGCTTTAACCCCTCCTACCCTGGATAAAATCTTCGAAGGGGCCATCAAGGGGATGGTAGAATCCCTTGGTGACCCTTATTCTTCTTATCTTACTCCTGAGGTTTATCGGCGGTTGGAGGAACATGTCCAGGGAACTTACGGCGGCGTGGGTTTACTTATTACTCTAGAGGAAAAGGAAAAGCGACCAGTGGTGGTATCCCCCTTTAAAGGGACGCCGGCCCAACGGGCAGGGATCACCAGTGGGGATTATATCCTGGCCATAGATGGCCGGGACACAGCAGGGATGGATCTGGAGACTGCCGCCAGCCTCATGCAGGGTGAGCCAGGAACTAAGGTGGAGTTAACGGTCCTTAAGCCGGGAGAAAAAGAGCCACGGCGGTTTACTTTGATCCGCGAGACTATAAAGATCCCTACTGTGGACGGCCGGATGCTTCCTGGTTATCCCGGGATAGGATATATATCTTTAAGCATGTTCAATGAGCAAACCAGTGGAGATCTGGGGAAGCTTTTAGAGGAATTGCGACGCCAAGGGCTCAAAGCCCTGATCCTAGATTTGCGCAATAATCCCGGGGGTTCCCTGCAGGCGGCCGTAGAAGTAGCGTCTTACTTTATACCTAAAGGCCCTGTAGTGTATATTGTGGACCAGAAGAAGAAGGAAGCCTTACAGGCTACGGGAAAATATATTAAGTTACCTTTAGTGGTGCTGGTGAACAAAGGAAGCGCCAGTGCTGCGGAAATAGTGGCTGGAGCCATTAAGGATTCCGGTTCAGGGGTTTTGATAGGCGAGACCACCTTCGGTAAAGGAGTGGTCCAGACCATCTTTCCTTTGAAGGGTGGTGCTGCCGTGAAACTAACTACCCATAAATATTTGACACCGGCCCAAAAGGATATTGATAAGGTAGGTATTACTCCCGATATCCAGGTTAAGCTCGATCCCCGGTTGGAACAGGAGGTCTTAAGCCATTCTCCAGATCTGGAACGGGATACCCAGCTTAAAAAAGCCTTAGAACTTCTTCAAGGGAAAATGGTTACTTCCAAAGCTGCCTGA
- a CDS encoding murein hydrolase activator EnvC family protein: protein MPLRLVASSLIVLLLLLLFPTPGNGSTLKELQEKQQEIQVKIREQNALLKSKESEGQELLEQLEKLEREIQAKEQEVRQLELELKVAQDRVNQAAIELNKAEAALRQRMDILRNRLKEIYERGPVNYLEVLLNSTSFSDFLVRLELLGKIAQNDARLVEEVKQERAKIAARKAALEAERDALAGLKRRAEGERALLASRQAEKRQLLARVEEEKKRVAQALDELEALSRQIAQKIREIQQRNRRQLGPRGTSRFLWPVPGYTSISSGFGWRIHPLLKTPRFHPAIDIPAPEGAEVVAIEDGQVISTGYLGAYGNHIVIDHGGGLSSMYSHLSAILVREGQEVKRGQVIGRIGNTGWSTGPHLDFQILLQGEPTDPLQYY from the coding sequence TTGCCTTTACGTTTAGTAGCTAGCAGCCTGATAGTATTACTGCTCTTACTTCTTTTCCCTACCCCGGGTAATGGCTCTACCTTAAAAGAACTACAAGAAAAGCAGCAAGAGATCCAGGTAAAGATCCGGGAGCAAAACGCCCTCCTAAAGAGTAAAGAGAGCGAGGGGCAGGAGCTTCTAGAACAGCTGGAAAAACTAGAAAGAGAGATCCAGGCCAAGGAACAAGAGGTCAGGCAACTAGAACTTGAGCTTAAGGTAGCTCAAGATAGGGTGAACCAGGCAGCTATAGAGCTTAATAAGGCAGAAGCCGCTTTAAGGCAACGGATGGATATCCTGCGCAACCGTCTAAAGGAAATTTACGAGAGGGGACCTGTCAACTACTTGGAGGTGCTCCTTAACTCCACCAGTTTTAGCGATTTCTTGGTACGCCTGGAGCTTCTGGGTAAAATTGCCCAGAACGATGCCCGCCTGGTGGAGGAAGTAAAACAGGAGCGGGCTAAAATAGCAGCTCGCAAAGCGGCCCTGGAAGCGGAAAGGGATGCTTTGGCTGGGCTTAAACGGCGGGCCGAAGGCGAGCGGGCCCTTCTAGCCTCACGTCAGGCCGAAAAGAGGCAGCTTTTAGCCCGGGTGGAAGAGGAAAAGAAGCGCGTGGCTCAGGCCCTGGATGAACTGGAGGCCCTTTCCCGGCAGATCGCCCAGAAGATTCGGGAGATCCAGCAGAGAAACAGGCGCCAGCTAGGCCCCCGTGGTACCAGCCGGTTCCTCTGGCCTGTACCGGGATACACTAGCATTTCTTCTGGCTTTGGATGGCGGATACATCCCCTTCTTAAGACTCCTCGCTTCCACCCTGCCATCGATATTCCAGCACCGGAAGGGGCTGAAGTTGTGGCTATAGAAGATGGGCAAGTGATCTCTACAGGATATCTAGGTGCTTATGGTAATCATATTGTAATAGACCATGGAGGTGGCCTGTCTTCCATGTATTCTCATCTGTCGGCTATTCTAGTACGGGAAGGCCAGGAAGTAAAAAGGGGGCAAGTTATCGGCCGGATAGGGAACACAGGATGGAGCACAGGGCCCCATCTGGATTTTCAGATACTACTGCAAGGGGAACCTACAGATCCCTTACAATATTACTAA
- a CDS encoding transketolase family protein, which translates to MSKISTREAYGRALVELGRQDERVVVLDADLSKSTKTEYFAKEFPHRFFNLGIAEQSLMGTAAGLALGGKIPFASTFAVFATGRAFDQVRNSIAYPKLNVKIAATHAGITVGEDGASHQSVEDLALMRAVPNMTVLVPADAVETRQAVFAAAKYEGPVYLRLGRMNVPVIYDEDYRFTIGRAHWLKKGRDVTIIACGIMVALALEASKDLEAEGLSIGVINMSTLKPLDREVVLAAARESKALVTAEEHSIIGGLGSAVAEVLAEECPKPLKRIGVPDTFGESGTPEELMSKYGLTVQDIKKAIKEVLLQK; encoded by the coding sequence ATGTCCAAAATTTCTACACGGGAAGCCTATGGCCGGGCCCTGGTAGAGCTGGGCCGCCAGGACGAACGTGTGGTGGTCTTAGATGCGGATCTATCCAAATCTACTAAAACCGAGTATTTTGCCAAGGAATTTCCCCACCGGTTTTTTAATTTAGGAATCGCCGAGCAAAGCCTTATGGGTACTGCGGCTGGGTTAGCCCTGGGAGGCAAGATACCCTTTGCCAGTACCTTTGCTGTATTTGCTACAGGCCGAGCCTTTGATCAAGTACGCAATTCCATAGCTTATCCCAAGCTCAACGTTAAGATCGCGGCCACCCATGCAGGGATCACGGTGGGAGAAGACGGGGCTTCCCATCAGTCGGTGGAAGATCTGGCCTTAATGCGGGCGGTACCTAATATGACAGTCTTAGTCCCCGCTGACGCTGTAGAAACGCGCCAGGCAGTGTTTGCAGCAGCTAAATATGAGGGGCCTGTTTACCTCCGCCTAGGCCGGATGAATGTACCCGTGATCTATGATGAGGATTATCGCTTTACCATCGGCCGGGCCCACTGGCTTAAAAAGGGGCGGGATGTCACCATCATAGCCTGTGGGATTATGGTGGCTTTAGCTTTAGAGGCTTCTAAAGATTTGGAGGCAGAGGGGTTAAGTATAGGGGTGATAAATATGAGCACTCTGAAACCCCTAGACAGGGAAGTTGTATTGGCTGCTGCACGGGAAAGTAAAGCACTGGTGACTGCTGAGGAACATAGCATTATCGGAGGGCTGGGGAGCGCAGTGGCTGAAGTCCTGGCTGAAGAGTGTCCTAAACCCTTAAAAAGGATAGGGGTGCCGGACACCTTCGGGGAATCGGGGACCCCGGAAGAGCTTATGAGCAAATACGGCTTGACTGTACAAGATATAAAGAAGGCTATAAAGGAAGTTCTCCTACAAAAATAG
- the uvrB gene encoding excinuclease ABC subunit UvrB translates to MDRFILKADFEPRGDQPKAIAALVEGLKKGYRHQTLLGATGTGKTYTMAQIIQAVQRPTLVLAPNKTLAAQLCGEFKEFFPYNAVEYFVSYYDYYQPEAYVPETDTYIEKDSSINEEIDKLRHAATAALFERRDVIIVASVSCIYGLGSPEDYNKLMVSLREGQEYDRDVILRKLVDIQYTRNDYELKRGTFRVHGDVLEVFPASFDARAIRVEFFGDEVERILEIDTLTGEILGRRYHVAIFPASHYVVEQPKLERALASIEAELEERLKELRAAGKLLEAQRLEQRTRFDLEMLREVGYCKGIENYSRHLTGRAPGEPPYTLLDYFPPDFLLFIDESHIAVPQIGGMYEGDYSRKKTLVEYGFRLPSALDNRPLTFEEFMARVNQVIYVSATPGPFELEHSEQVVEQIIRPTYLVDPEVIVRPTAGQVDDLLQEIRKRVAKKQRVLVTTLTKRMAEDLTDYLQEMGVKVRYLHSDINAIERMEIIRDLRLGVFDVLVGINLLREGLDLPEVSLVAILDADKEGFLRSERSLIQTIGRAARNAEGQVIMYADTITESMRRAIEETNRRRRLQMEYNRQHGITPQTVVKPVRDIIEATRSAEEPRISRPGTQVEARDVHKKMSRKELRSLIKRLEKEMREAARRLEFERAAELRDALLELKLQVG, encoded by the coding sequence ATGGACCGTTTTATACTTAAAGCTGATTTTGAGCCGCGGGGCGATCAGCCTAAGGCTATAGCTGCCCTGGTAGAAGGGCTAAAGAAAGGGTACCGGCACCAGACCCTTTTGGGGGCCACAGGGACAGGTAAAACCTATACCATGGCCCAGATCATCCAGGCTGTCCAGCGGCCCACCTTGGTACTCGCTCCTAATAAGACCTTGGCTGCCCAGTTATGCGGGGAATTTAAGGAATTCTTCCCTTATAATGCTGTAGAGTACTTTGTCAGCTACTACGATTACTACCAACCCGAAGCGTATGTTCCGGAAACGGATACCTATATTGAAAAAGATAGTTCCATCAATGAAGAGATAGACAAGCTGCGCCACGCGGCTACTGCGGCCCTTTTTGAACGCCGCGATGTGATCATTGTAGCTAGCGTTTCTTGTATATACGGCTTGGGTTCCCCGGAGGATTATAATAAACTTATGGTCTCCTTGCGGGAGGGCCAGGAGTACGATCGGGATGTTATTTTGCGGAAGCTGGTGGATATCCAATATACCCGTAATGATTATGAACTAAAGCGGGGAACCTTTCGAGTTCACGGGGATGTTTTAGAAGTATTCCCGGCTTCTTTTGACGCCCGAGCCATACGGGTAGAATTCTTTGGAGATGAAGTGGAGAGGATCCTAGAGATAGATACCTTAACAGGAGAGATCCTGGGCCGGAGGTACCATGTGGCCATCTTCCCGGCCAGCCACTATGTAGTGGAGCAACCCAAGCTAGAGCGAGCCCTGGCTAGTATAGAAGCTGAGCTGGAGGAGCGGTTAAAGGAACTTAGGGCGGCGGGAAAGCTTTTAGAAGCCCAGAGGCTAGAACAGCGCACCCGCTTTGACCTGGAGATGCTGCGGGAAGTAGGTTATTGTAAAGGGATTGAGAATTATTCCCGGCATCTTACAGGCCGGGCACCAGGAGAACCTCCCTATACCTTATTAGATTATTTCCCACCGGATTTCCTGCTTTTTATTGATGAATCCCATATCGCCGTACCCCAGATCGGGGGTATGTACGAGGGGGACTACTCGCGGAAGAAAACCCTGGTGGAATACGGCTTCCGCCTACCTTCGGCCCTGGATAACCGGCCCTTAACCTTCGAGGAGTTCATGGCCCGGGTGAATCAAGTTATTTATGTATCGGCTACCCCTGGCCCCTTTGAGCTTGAGCATTCGGAACAGGTGGTAGAACAGATCATCCGGCCCACCTACCTCGTGGATCCCGAGGTTATAGTAAGACCCACGGCTGGCCAGGTGGACGACCTTCTCCAGGAGATCCGGAAAAGGGTGGCCAAGAAGCAGAGGGTGTTGGTTACTACCCTTACTAAGAGAATGGCCGAGGATCTGACCGATTACCTCCAGGAAATGGGGGTTAAGGTCCGCTACCTCCATTCGGATATTAATGCCATCGAGCGCATGGAGATAATCCGGGATCTGCGGTTAGGAGTTTTCGATGTTCTGGTGGGGATAAACCTTCTGCGGGAGGGGCTGGACCTACCTGAGGTGTCTTTGGTGGCCATCCTGGATGCTGATAAAGAAGGATTCTTGCGCTCGGAGCGTTCCCTCATCCAGACCATCGGTCGGGCAGCGCGTAATGCTGAAGGGCAGGTTATCATGTACGCTGACACTATTACAGAGTCCATGCGCCGGGCCATTGAGGAGACTAACCGCCGGCGCCGCCTCCAGATGGAGTATAACCGGCAGCATGGTATAACTCCTCAAACGGTGGTTAAGCCGGTACGCGATATTATTGAAGCTACCCGGTCCGCAGAAGAACCGCGTATCTCCCGGCCAGGGACCCAGGTTGAGGCTAGGGACGTACACAAGAAGATGAGCCGAAAAGAGCTCCGCTCCCTTATTAAGCGCCTAGAGAAGGAGATGCGGGAAGCAGCCAGGCGCCTGGAGTTTGAACGGGCAGCTGAGCTTCGGGATGCCCTTTTGGAGCTAAAGCTCCAGGTGGGTTAA
- the ftsE gene encoding cell division ATP-binding protein FtsE, whose product MIQFFNVTKVYKGDIYALKDITVKIDKGEFVFLVGPSGAGKTTFIRLLFREELPTKGQILVGGRSITRLRPKEIPFLRRNIGVVFQDFRLLPDRTVYENVAFALQVLEVPPKEIKARVEEVLARVGLSGRAHLFPHQLSGGEQQRTAIARAIVNKPRILVADEPTGNLDPVTSREIISLLVDINRLGTTVIIATHAWDIVNSLKKRVIALDKGCLVRDDREGVYGYEA is encoded by the coding sequence TTGATCCAGTTTTTTAATGTTACCAAAGTTTACAAGGGAGATATTTACGCCCTTAAAGATATTACGGTAAAAATCGATAAGGGTGAGTTTGTATTCCTTGTCGGTCCTAGCGGTGCTGGCAAGACCACCTTTATCCGGCTTCTTTTTCGGGAGGAACTCCCTACTAAAGGTCAAATATTGGTAGGGGGGCGGAGCATAACTAGGTTGCGCCCTAAAGAGATCCCTTTTTTACGTCGCAACATCGGTGTAGTTTTTCAGGACTTCCGCCTTCTACCCGACCGTACTGTATATGAAAACGTAGCTTTTGCCTTGCAAGTTCTAGAGGTGCCTCCTAAAGAGATAAAAGCCAGGGTAGAAGAGGTGTTAGCGCGGGTGGGGCTTTCGGGAAGGGCCCATCTTTTCCCCCACCAACTATCTGGAGGCGAGCAGCAGCGCACGGCCATTGCCCGGGCTATTGTGAATAAGCCGCGGATCTTGGTAGCCGACGAGCCAACTGGTAACCTGGATCCCGTTACTTCCCGGGAGATCATCTCCTTACTGGTAGATATCAACCGTCTAGGTACCACGGTGATTATAGCCACCCATGCTTGGGATATTGTGAACAGCCTGAAGAAACGGGTTATTGCCCTGGATAAGGGGTGCCTGGTCCGCGACGACCGGGAAGGGGTTTATGGTTATGAAGCTTAG